The genomic DNA TAGAATTTATGCCTATAATGTTATGCCTATAATTTAACACTGCAATTTTAGGATCAATTTTTATCGTTATGTAGTTCTTGTTCTCAATAAGACTGTGCCTGTGTTACTGAAAGAACCACCTGAAACACAGTATTAGGTTgctgttttagggaaaaaaaaaaatccaccttgcaGAAATGTCCTCTTCACAGAATTTTAAATCTTTGTCCTCTGAGCAGAGCTTTAGGAGTTGTGTGCTGAGCAGACAAGCTAGCAGGGCACAGCACTGTGCTGGAGAACTCATTTATCTTGCTTTAGAAATGACACAGGAACTAAATCTGCCCTCACTTTACATCGCTGACTTTTATGGCACTACCCTACTGTAACACAAGGGCAGACGCAACCTAAAAAATGTAGATATCTCAAGCCATAACTAATCAAAAGCACTTACGCACACATTAAATAAGCTGCTTCAGAAAGCTACAGATTCTGAGAAATTTTTAGTCCAAACTGGACCTTCCGTAGCATGGTTCTCACTAAGGCTTAAATTTGAGGCAGATGTGAAGTAAGtggaaataaaaacactgaaatatagaaaaaaaatccactgataACAAACTGCTGAGAAACATCTCCCAAATATGAGTGTTTAAGTGTCCAAACATGGAAGTTAAGTGAcataacataagaaaaaatacCTCCTCTACATAGCTAATGGTGCCAGCAGCTTTGAGCACCCAGGCAAAGCTGCCGGCGCTGGCAGAAGGGACCGGGCAGGCAGCAAGGCGAGCCGGCCCCCGGATGGAAACGCAGGAGCACACCCGGGCGTCCAACTAGGGCACCCACAGAGCTGCTGGGAACTGTGGGCACACGGGTCCCTTTGGGGCGGGCCACGCACCAGAAATACTTCAAGGACATTCTGGGGCCCCAAGGGTGTTATTACAGTTTGTATAAGGTATCTTAAAGCAAGGCgcttaaagaaataaataggtCAATGCCCTCAGAGGTTGAATAgtgataacaaaacaaaacaaaaagttccTAATTGACCTAAGCGATCCTGGCACAGCCTAGGAGAGGCTCTATCCCAGATAAGAGGCATGAAGTTCCGCACAATCCCTGTACAGAGTTATACTTCCGCAGACTGCCCCATCCACCCTTCTGATCGGCCGTCAGAGCCATCTAATTCGTTATCCCGATCCAGGGTGAAGGGGAATCCTCAGAAAATGCACATACTCCAAAAGTATTTCCAAAATAATGCTGCCGTGTAAAGCAGATAAATATTACAACTCCAGCTAATGGTTTTGCTTGCCTGTAATCAGAACAGTAAAGCTAATAAAAACCATAAAACCATTGggttaaaagagaacaaaactacCCAGAACTTAAGCAACAGAACTAAGATAATTCAGTAATTCTGAACAATAACTACCTGGCACTGTGCTGTCTTTTTAAGGAGCACACAGCtgctcagtacaaaaaaaaaaaattgctttttaaggatactgctttttccttatttcatCATTACAGCCCTCACTTCTCCCTTCACCTTTGGATAGCGACCTCTGAATTGCCTCCTCCGTTCCTGGGCTCGTGGGCAGGGGTTTGTCGTACACacgcctctgcaaagcgcagGGGTGCCTGCGCTTCTGTAATGACACCCAGGTGACTGTGTATCTTTGCTGTAAGAGGCAGGCCAAGTGAAGCTAAACAAAGTTTAGTAGCTGGAATGACTCTGTAATTTAAACAGGTTGTTACATGGGTAGCCAGACTGCTATAGTGGAAAAGACTGCTGCTATATGATGGGTGCGATCCTTTTGCTATACAGGTGTAGGATGTTCTTAAGCAAGCTCTGTATCGCCTGTAGATGAGCTGGTCCCCAGACCTGCGAGTTGCAGCGGCTCGGGGGCCCGGCAGAGGTGCGGTGAGACAGCACGCACCGACGTGGTAAGGAAAACACTCGTGGGGTTTGGAGCCGTTGTTTCTCCCAGACAGCGGGCTCCAAGCAGGCAGGATCCGGGCTTTCCGATTCGATCCAGTTAAACAGGCAATAAATGCAGAACAACTCACACGTGCccgctggcagggctggctctcccccgccccgccggcgctcCCGGCACGACCGCAGCGCTGCCGCTTTAAGAGGGCGCTCGGCGCCCGGccgacggacggacggacacaTCCGGGTccggggcggccccggcagcggggcgcgCCTGCCGCCGGCGGGGATGGTGCTCGTCTCCGTCCTCCGGCGGTGCGTCCAGCTCCTCCTCTTGCCCATCCATGTGCTCGCCTGCCTGGGCTTGTGGGACTCCTTCTATAAGAAACTCTTCCCGTACGTCATGGCCAAGGTGGCGCCCGTCTACAACCACAAGGTCTACAAGCAGAAACAGGAGCTGTTCGGCAACCTAAGAAAATTTGCGGGCCCTTCGGGCCAGCTCATCTTGCTGGAAATCGGCACGGGCACCGGCACCAATTTCCAGTTCTACCCACCGGGCTGCCGGCTGACCTGCACCGACCCTAATCCCAACTTCAGAAAGTTCCTCCTCAAGAGCCTCTCGGAGAACCGGCACCTGAAGCTTGAACATTTGGTGGTCGCTTCTGGCGAGGATCTGCACCAAATACCGGACGGCACCGTGGACGTGGTGGTGTGCACCTTGGTGCTGTGCTCTGTGACCAACATCAAGAAAGTCCTGACGGAGGTTTTGCGAGTGCTCAGGCTGGTAAGCTGGGGCAGCGCGAGGGAGACTGGGGATGCCGATTTGTGTCGCAGTAAGCAGAGTTGTCCGTACTGACCTACATTCAGGATGAATGCAGTCACCCGCACCAGGCCAAGAAAGAGTTTAACATCAACCATCATACCCACTTAGCCACTCACAAGTCATTTTCTTTGGCGCTGCTTCACCTGCAGATGAAAGAACCAGCTCAGCCTGCTTCCCCGCTCCCTCCTCGGCAGGACCGGTGTGCTGCCAGGCAGCGCAGGGTCCGGGGCACCTGCGCCGTGGTGCCCGTTGCCCGGGCAAGTGAGACACAGCTGCTCAATCCGGGCAGCCTGGCTCCTGCACTTGCAGCTGGGCAACCTGCAAAAACTCCAAGGCCAAAgctgtttcagaaggaaaaagaaaagaagaaaaacacaaaaacaaccccccaaaaaaagccgaggaggtgctgggagcgaggaggaggaggaggaggagcagagcagtACTGGACAAGCAGGATTACTGCAGTACAATGGTGGGCTAAGGGCAGGGAAGCAGGAAGGGATGTGCATTGTACCACGGGTAAATTATTAACAATTTCCGTTGCCGTGTGTATTCTCTAGCGATTCTCTCTCTTATCTTTAAAACTTGTCCACCTAAACAGGTATTTTCATTATAACCTAAGGTGACACTTGTAAAATGCCACATTCACATCTCTCTCTTCCAATACTTTTTTCTCCAGTTACAATAACTGGGGAAGAGTTTAAATTAACACAAATCCTGTCCGCACAGGTGAGCTAAATCTGTGTAACTGGCCAGAGCTTCCATGTGTAAATGAGACTTCAGCCCTGCATGTGGCTGAAAACCTAATTAATTCCTCGAGGCAATCTTACAAAGCAAAACTAGGGAAGAGGGAGTAAGATCATACCCGAAACACTCCACtaagaagaggaaggaaacatcAGCTG from Calonectris borealis chromosome 30, bCalBor7.hap1.2, whole genome shotgun sequence includes the following:
- the LOC142073658 gene encoding thiol S-methyltransferase TMT1A-like produces the protein MVLVSVLRRCVQLLLLPIHVLACLGLWDSFYKKLFPYVMAKVAPVYNHKVYKQKQELFGNLRKFAGPSGQLILLEIGTGTGTNFQFYPPGCRLTCTDPNPNFRKFLLKSLSENRHLKLEHLVVASGEDLHQIPDGTVDVVVCTLVLCSVTNIKKVLTEVLRVLRLGGAFYFLEHVAADHSSWTYFWQKVCDPVWKYFGDGCSLSRETQKELEKTNFSELNLRCIRVTPHWIPTSPHIIGYAVK